Proteins encoded within one genomic window of Hyalangium minutum:
- a CDS encoding CheB methylesterase domain-containing protein — MTSLTLPRPSRPPLLPAPARAPRAVVMGGSTGGPTAVRQLIRGLPRDFSLPIFLVLHLSESFENTLIELLGKDAPFPVRQAVDGEPLPPVGLPQVVMARANRHLRMHSGRLWLTDEPERHSCRPSVDVLFESAAQQLGPYAIGCLLTGMGRDGAQGLQALQKVGATTLAQDEASSAVFGMPCEAIRLGAVQHVVGLQDLPGCLAALARTAVKGRPA, encoded by the coding sequence ATGACATCGCTCACTCTCCCCAGGCCTTCGAGGCCGCCGCTCCTGCCCGCTCCGGCGCGAGCTCCGCGTGCGGTCGTGATGGGCGGCTCCACCGGCGGCCCCACGGCCGTGCGGCAGTTGATCCGGGGACTGCCTCGAGACTTCTCTCTGCCCATCTTCCTGGTGCTCCACCTCTCCGAGTCCTTCGAGAACACGCTGATAGAGTTGCTGGGCAAGGACGCGCCCTTCCCCGTGCGCCAGGCGGTGGACGGAGAGCCACTGCCACCGGTGGGCCTTCCTCAGGTGGTGATGGCACGGGCCAACCGGCACCTGCGGATGCACAGCGGCCGGCTGTGGCTGACGGACGAGCCGGAGCGGCACTCGTGCCGTCCCTCGGTGGATGTGCTCTTCGAGTCGGCCGCGCAGCAGCTTGGGCCGTACGCCATTGGCTGCCTGCTGACGGGGATGGGGCGGGACGGAGCCCAGGGGCTTCAGGCGCTCCAGAAGGTGGGCGCAACAACGCTGGCTCAGGACGAGGCCAGCTCCGCCGTCTTTGGAATGCCGTGCGAGGCCATCCGGCTGGGCGCGGTCCAACACGTCGTCGGGTTGCAGGATCTGCCCGGGTGCCTGGCGGCACTCGCGCGCACGGCAGTGAAAGGAAGGCCAGCATGA